The following coding sequences lie in one Fimbriimonadaceae bacterium genomic window:
- the rplD gene encoding 50S ribosomal protein L4, translating into MASLEVKGKDGKKVGTVDLGKALASAEVSVHVVHRTVVAEESNSRQGTQKTKTRSEVRGGGRKPYKQKKTGNARQGTIRAPHYAHGGMALAITPRDYDKKVNKRERRAAILGSLAARINAGDVIVADAIAFKESKTKAAQAFLAALGADKVKRVLIILPSYDETTYKSFRNLPNVEVRTAPAKAGEGTKTVAFSTRDVVIAHKIVIAKDALAKVEEVWG; encoded by the coding sequence ATGGCGAGTTTAGAAGTCAAAGGTAAAGACGGTAAAAAGGTCGGCACAGTCGATCTTGGCAAAGCGCTTGCTTCAGCCGAGGTTAGCGTTCACGTCGTCCACCGCACAGTTGTTGCAGAAGAGTCGAACTCTCGACAGGGCACCCAAAAGACGAAGACCCGGTCGGAAGTTCGAGGTGGCGGTCGAAAGCCATACAAGCAGAAGAAGACAGGTAACGCTCGACAGGGTACGATCCGTGCTCCGCACTATGCCCACGGTGGTATGGCGCTCGCGATCACCCCGCGCGATTACGATAAGAAAGTGAACAAGCGCGAGCGCAGAGCCGCGATCCTTGGTTCTTTGGCCGCGCGCATCAACGCCGGTGACGTTATCGTCGCCGACGCGATCGCATTTAAAGAGTCCAAAACTAAGGCTGCGCAGGCGTTCCTCGCAGCCTTAGGAGCTGATAAGGTCAAGCGCGTTCTGATTATTCTGCCCAGCTACGACGAAACCACCTACAAAAGTTTCCGGAATCTGCCCAACGTCGAAGTCAGAACGGCTCCGGCGAAGGCTGGCGAAGGAACCAAAACCGTCGCCTTTTCCACCCGCGATGTGGTGATCGCTCACAAGATCGTGATCGCCAAGGACGCGCTGGCAAAGGTAGAGGAGGTTTGGGGCTAA
- the rplB gene encoding 50S ribosomal protein L2 — protein MATRKMKPTSPGVRFKIVSDYKEVTKKPPEKGLLGKMSKSGGRNHTGRITMFQRGGGNKRRYRIVDFKRDKDAYTAKVAAIEYDPNRTCRIALLHYRDGEKRYILAPKGLEVGSYVQSGPDADILPGNCLPMRNIPVGNFVHNIELQPGKGGQMVRSAGAAAQIMAKEGNYVTLRLPSGEMRMVHIDCRATVGEVGNAQHENERMGKAGINRGRGRKPKVRGVVKSPRDHPHGGGEAKSPVGRKKGPVDRWGNKALGERTRHNKRTDKFIVRRRGSK, from the coding sequence ATGGCCACTCGCAAGATGAAACCGACCTCGCCAGGCGTTCGCTTTAAGATCGTCTCGGACTATAAAGAGGTCACTAAGAAGCCACCGGAGAAGGGTCTTCTCGGCAAAATGTCGAAGAGCGGTGGTCGAAACCACACCGGTCGCATCACGATGTTCCAGCGCGGCGGTGGAAACAAGCGCCGCTATCGAATCGTGGACTTCAAGCGCGATAAAGACGCTTACACGGCCAAGGTCGCCGCGATCGAATACGATCCGAACCGAACCTGCCGAATCGCTTTGCTGCACTACCGCGATGGCGAAAAGCGCTACATCCTTGCCCCCAAGGGCCTGGAAGTTGGCAGCTATGTTCAGAGCGGACCCGATGCGGACATCCTCCCCGGCAACTGTTTGCCGATGAGAAATATCCCTGTCGGTAACTTCGTCCATAACATTGAGCTTCAGCCTGGCAAGGGCGGACAGATGGTCCGTTCGGCGGGCGCTGCCGCTCAGATCATGGCCAAGGAAGGGAATTACGTCACGCTTCGACTGCCCAGCGGCGAAATGCGGATGGTCCACATCGACTGTCGCGCAACCGTTGGCGAAGTCGGCAACGCTCAACACGAAAACGAGCGCATGGGCAAGGCCGGTATCAACCGAGGCCGAGGCCGCAAGCCAAAGGTTCGTGGTGTTGTCAAGTCCCCACGCGATCACCCACACGGTGGTGGTGAAGCCAAATCGCCGGTTGGCCGAAAGAAGGGGCCTGTGGACCGTTGGGGCAACAAGGCTCTTGGCGAGCGTACGCGACACAACAAGCGTACAGACAAATTTATCGTTCGACGGAGGGGGAGCAAGTAG
- the rplV gene encoding 50S ribosomal protein L22, translating into MEVRAVAKYVRVQPRKVRIVADEVRGKYAEHVVSLLRYHPSKSAKALRNVLISAMANAQENHGMSPGNLRIATIMIDEGPRMKRIQARAMGRAFRIVKKTSHITVVVEDAEPPAKIKPHGTKPKPRPSFADAKKAKAKEKKAAPAEVVAEAPVAVEDVVEETATAAAPVEETTAEAPVEEVVEETVAEAAAEESAPVEEAAETPETTEGDSENKEGAE; encoded by the coding sequence ATGGAAGTTCGAGCAGTTGCAAAATATGTGAGAGTGCAGCCACGCAAGGTGCGCATCGTCGCGGATGAAGTCCGTGGCAAGTACGCCGAGCACGTTGTCTCTCTTCTGCGCTATCACCCGAGCAAGTCGGCAAAGGCTTTGCGAAACGTGCTGATTAGCGCAATGGCCAACGCGCAGGAGAATCATGGGATGTCTCCGGGCAATCTTCGTATCGCGACCATCATGATCGACGAAGGCCCAAGAATGAAGCGCATTCAGGCTCGAGCGATGGGCCGTGCTTTCCGCATCGTGAAGAAGACCAGCCATATCACTGTGGTCGTCGAAGATGCAGAGCCGCCAGCAAAGATTAAGCCTCATGGCACCAAGCCAAAGCCGAGGCCGTCATTCGCTGATGCTAAGAAGGCCAAGGCAAAAGAGAAGAAGGCAGCCCCCGCAGAGGTCGTTGCTGAAGCTCCGGTCGCCGTCGAAGATGTCGTAGAAGAAACAGCCACCGCAGCGGCGCCGGTCGAAGAGACCACTGCTGAAGCGCCGGTTGAGGAAGTTGTTGAAGAAACCGTTGCCGAAGCCGCCGCTGAAGAATCAGCCCCGGTCGAGGAAGCGGCAGAGACGCCTGAGACAACCGAAGGCGATTCAGAGAACAAAGAGGGAGCGGAGTAA
- a CDS encoding 50S ribosomal protein L23, which yields MIRDPHTIIIKPFITERSVSLSYGDHRIEKEEDIQRQYTFIVATDANKIQIKSAFESIYNIGRKDADKLVVEKVRTITIHGKTKKVRTKARAFPIAGKTSVRKKAVITLKKGQLLEEYGV from the coding sequence ATGATTAGAGATCCGCATACCATCATCATCAAGCCGTTCATCACCGAGCGGTCGGTATCCCTCTCCTATGGCGATCATCGCATCGAAAAGGAAGAGGATATCCAGCGGCAATACACTTTTATCGTCGCAACGGACGCCAACAAGATCCAGATCAAATCGGCTTTCGAGTCGATCTACAACATCGGACGCAAGGATGCCGACAAGCTCGTCGTCGAAAAGGTCCGAACGATCACGATCCATGGCAAGACGAAAAAGGTTCGCACCAAAGCGCGCGCCTTCCCCATCGCCGGAAAAACATCCGTGCGAAAGAAGGCGGTTATCACCCTGAAGAAGGGCCAGCTGCTTGAGGAGTACGGAGTCTAA
- the rpsS gene encoding 30S ribosomal protein S19 gives MARSLKKGFFVDDHLMKKVNRMNASGEKKIIKTWSRRSTITPDMVGHTIAVHDGRKHVAVFVTENMIGHKLGEFAPTRTYRGHGGSMPDRGVRLR, from the coding sequence ATGGCAAGAAGTTTAAAGAAAGGGTTCTTTGTTGATGACCATCTGATGAAGAAGGTCAACAGAATGAACGCCTCTGGAGAAAAGAAGATCATCAAGACGTGGTCTCGCCGTTCGACAATTACGCCGGACATGGTCGGACACACGATCGCCGTACACGACGGACGAAAGCACGTAGCCGTGTTCGTCACGGAAAACATGATCGGACACAAACTTGGCGAGTTCGCCCCGACCCGCACCTATCGCGGACACGGTGGCAGCATGCCGGATCGAGGGGTGAGGCTCAGATAA
- the rplC gene encoding 50S ribosomal protein L3 — protein sequence MLPGILGTKVGMTHIFTDEGKMIPVTVIQAGPVYVTQIKTEDTDGYKAVQVGFGEMSDKRLTFPKYGHLKKAGVGTNLRTMREFRVDDTSAFELGQQIGVDIFNEGDVIVVTGKSKGRGFAGGVKRYHFKGQHMTHGFMTHRRPNSSGATGPQRVFKGTRKPGHMGAEQVTQVGLKVVKVDTERNLILVDGSVPGPNGAFVVIKKR from the coding sequence ATGCTGCCAGGAATACTCGGCACAAAAGTTGGCATGACGCACATCTTTACGGATGAAGGGAAGATGATCCCGGTAACGGTCATTCAGGCCGGACCGGTTTACGTCACCCAGATCAAGACGGAAGATACAGACGGCTATAAAGCCGTACAGGTCGGTTTTGGCGAAATGAGCGATAAGAGGCTCACTTTTCCGAAGTACGGCCATTTGAAGAAGGCCGGAGTCGGCACCAATCTGCGCACCATGCGCGAGTTCCGCGTGGACGACACAAGCGCGTTTGAGCTCGGACAGCAGATTGGAGTGGATATCTTCAACGAGGGCGATGTGATCGTCGTAACCGGAAAGAGCAAGGGTCGCGGTTTCGCCGGTGGCGTGAAGCGATACCACTTTAAGGGCCAGCACATGACCCACGGTTTTATGACGCACCGACGGCCGAACTCAAGCGGTGCCACTGGACCGCAGCGCGTTTTTAAGGGAACCCGCAAGCCCGGACACATGGGCGCAGAGCAGGTCACCCAAGTTGGATTGAAGGTGGTGAAGGTCGACACCGAACGAAACCTTATTCTCGTCGATGGATCGGTCCCCGGTCCGAACGGCGCGTTCGTTGTGATCAAGAAGAGGTAA